The proteins below come from a single Juglans regia cultivar Chandler chromosome 12, Walnut 2.0, whole genome shotgun sequence genomic window:
- the LOC118344041 gene encoding protein VARIATION IN COMPOUND TRIGGERED ROOT growth response-like: MLIAGKVAVIAATSRLQALSKCFSRPYCRPNHIQTVPVPVPPHDVFISHRGPDTRRNLSGLLYDHLLRLGHRPFLDYRNMKAGDKLSEKIDTAIRDCKVGVVVFSPRFCESSYCLHELTLLIDYKKRVIPIFYNVKPSQLRVGDIYNGTCVSDQKELEIRFSRALEEAKNIVGLDFNSSKGYWSEFLQSASDAIIEQISQSS; encoded by the exons atgctaatcGCAGGGAAAGTAGCGGTGATAGCAGCCACGTCGAGGTTACAAGCTTTGTCCAAGTGCTTTTCTCGTCCTTACTGCAGGCCGAACCATATCCAAACAGTACCTGTACCAGTACCCCCACACGACGTGTTCATAAGCCACCGGGGGCCCGATACCAGAAGAAACCTTTCTGGTTTACTCTACGACCACCTTCTCCGGCTTGGGCATAGGCCTTTCCTCGACTACCGAAACATGAAAGCCGGTGACAAGTTGTCGGAAAAGATCGATACCGCCATTCGAGATTGTAAAGTTGGTGTTGTAGTTTTCTCACCCAGATTTTGTGAGTCCTCCTATTGTCTTCATGAGTTGACTCTGCTAATAGACTACAAGAAAAGGGTTATACCCATCTTTTATAATGTCAAACCGTCCCAGCTTCGGGTTGGGGACATATACAATGGAACTTGTGTTTCAGATCAGAAAGAGCTTGAGATCAGATTCAGCAGAGCACTTGAAGAAGCTAAAAATATCGTTGGACTTGACTTCAATTCATCAAAAgg ATATTGGTCAGAATTCCTACAGAGTGCTTCTGATGCCATCATAGAGCAGATCAGTCAGAGTTCCTGa